From the Papaver somniferum cultivar HN1 chromosome 2, ASM357369v1, whole genome shotgun sequence genome, the window TGTTGTTTTCCTCATAATTGTTGCATTGTCCAGGTGTTTAATGAGACAAAGCAGTTAGACATATCTAAGTTTTGGTTAAAACTGTGGAGGGGTTAAACTCAGGGTCAGGCGCATCTAAGTCGGCGATAACGAATGAGTGCAACGACATTACGTTAGAAATCAATTGGAATTATAGTTCTCTTGATACATGAATtttttagagcactactcggtcgaaactcgcatgcattgttatctcaagcatgtttgtcaatgttagtgatcaaaactataagtcttgatttctagtctactatagctaagtctcggattaggatagaaagtgtagttgagatcaagaactccatggcgatcatcatacaagacgaagaactactcaaggaactggtggaacttcatcgaataaaaggtatgtggagacttgaacttatctatcactcaaaagtctatctactctatctcctatcttgttatttcgagccgagtttatagactttgattatacacatttgttatttcgagccgagtttatctcgcctatctatttctcgaaatatgtgttggtaagcttttgctttggccaagttcatctttacctagtgacggaagtcatgttatgtttcaatcactttgaaaatggctttgacgaaaaatggtttgtgaataacaactatataacgtcctctaagaatgtttcaatgattgaaatgagagtttagattatataaccattgttgtatataagcattgtgtggcaacacatatatgtataagtccttattctttgaaccaaagtatgcgtactttgttgatcaggaaaaccggaacaagagttgtgaactcagtccgcgaactggcggaggttctcatcccgagaatatctgctggagtttgtgaactccttcctggaaattaagttcatgaaccgattcgagtgaatcaaatcgtttttgcttcgattgtgtcttgtgtagttacgtaagatttccttgcaattgaacaactctctaactagttcatttgagtcatttgaactagttatggtgaagaagaatatggttgatatgaaagtgctcatatggctaaccatttggttaactatcgttgaaccaacaaatatacatgtttgggtacggttacacaaacctaaaatcgtgcatttcatttgtgtgtaacaagctaggttttcgatctaacggttgaaagatattatcttgaatctaatcaggttttcatctaacggtgaacattgaatgctttgttactaagctaacattgattgcaaaccctgatttgaaagactatataagggagaactctagcaactgggaaacctaatccccacacctcttgtgtgatactagttttataagctagagtcgattctcctttaacctttggtttcttcttaaaaaccagtttaacgacttaaagacttcattgggattgtgaagccatttctcgtagttgtgtgatctgatcttgttgattctatcttgttgagtacaatcataacgattggcttgagattaatatctccgataggcaagatataaaagtagtcacaaacatcttcgtctcatcatttgtgattccacaatatcttctttcgccgcgtcgattaagattattgtgaggtgattgataattctaggttgttcttcgggaatataagtccgggttatcaattggttcttgttcaccttgatttatcaaaagaagaaacaaaaacttgtaggtatttttgtgggagacagatttatctattaccgtagacttttctgtgtgatacagatttatttattaaagtcttcaactttgggtcgtagaaactcttagttgtgggtgagatcatctaagggaatcaagtacgtaatatcctgctgggatcagagacgtaggagcataactataccttggatcattgtgaaattgattggggttcaactacagtccagaacgaagttagtttgtagtaggctagtgtctgtagcggcttaatacagtgtgtgttcaatctggactaggtcccggggtttttatgcatttgcggtttcctcgttaacaaaacttctggtgtatgtgttatttcttttttcgcattatattttgttatataattgaaatatcacaggttgtgcgtttgaatcaatcaattagactaTCCAACCTTTgggtgttgatttacattgattgatacttgaatattggtctttggtaccgttcaagtgattctcttgtattcaattagactcgcagatttctatttgcttgagtaagtattgaatcgaaaaagagagatattaaactctttgatatactttattaatattgagtctagttaattctcttgaaagtatattggagttagtccatacatattgctaatcaaaatattgggtgtggttgttgtacccccgctttttcagaatttACTATCAAAAATCATTTTAAGTTTTTCATATACATGGTCATGGTTAGAAGCCAGATTCTTAAAAGTAGAAATACATGATGTgttctgattcaaccaagataccCAACAAGTAaattcaaaaataataatatttattttgtattctgaACTACCCAGATCATATATAATTACCTATTGTTTTGGTTGAATACAACAGTGCTTCAAAGTAACATATGTAGAGGCCCGCATCCTCTACGATGGAGGTTTACCCTTGAAGGACCTACTGGAATTTAAAGTGGGACACCCATTTGAAGTTCTAAGATGAAATCTGTCAAACTAATCAGCACACTCATTAATGACGTAAAGCTACAAAGAGGGGAAATGAGAAACCTGTGTCGAAGACAGGTTGTGGATTTTTCTATGTAAAGGTAAACCTGTTAAATAAATGTTGTTTTTATGGTGTGCTTTTGCATATAATAATTAGTGTGCTTCTAAAGATAAGGAAGGTAAAATGTAAcagttatttttctattttttttgttcACTTTTCAGCAAATGTTAATTTGTATTTTCCATGCATGTTTGTAATGGTCATACACAGTCAGTCTGAAACAATTATGTAAAGGCTGACTTACGTATAATAATACTGCTAAGATCTATGGTACTCTTGGAGAAATTCGATTAACTAAAATCTGTACTACTTGAAATTGGAGATTCTGTGTCAGATTGGTGTATGTAATGTGCTACTAGAGGTTGTGCCAGAGAATTTACTAAGAGTCAATGGAGGTTCCGTGTCAGTGGTGGAGCATATGACGAGTAAACCACCTTAGAGTTTATGGAGAGAgttatcaattgctttgttattcAGGTCCTATACATACCAATATCGGGGCATGTAATATCAAGGAAACTATATGTCTTACTGTAGTTGCTCATCAAATAGTAATATTAAGTGATATGTTTTGTTTAATATCCTTCATTATCATATATGTGAGCGGTTAGTTTTGGACGTTCGAATCAAATAAAGATATACTAAATATATTTCCTTCGATCAAAATTTTAGCATGTCATGAAGAACTTAACTTCCTATTTCATTGATCGTTCCTCATTGGTCCTCAATAACTTCTTAGAGACAAATGGTGCATCCTATGGTATAATGAAGTAACTTTTGTCAAGCTCTAAAGCAATACTACTTTTTTTAGAGAGACTTGACATGATGATCTTACTGCTTTTTGGTTGAACATACAAATTTATGTTGAATATATTACAATCTTATTTAATTTGTGTTTTTAAGTTTATTCAATATTTGTTGGTAGGTACAACACAAATTATTAAATTATTAGCCTAAACACTCAGCGTACTCGAAAGATCCATTGACACCATCACTGGTGCATATGAATACCAAACCTGCTGAAATTACATGATCTGAAGTCGTGGTTGGGTTAGCTGAGTTTAAAAGGGAAATTAAGAAGTAATAGCCAATGTCACTGTCAGCGTTACCACTACCACCACTAGACCTGTTATGGTAGTATATTAAACCCAAACCGTCTCCTTTTATTTATTCCCTTATGAAGCATCTAACCTACTAATAGttattaatcacaaagctctatcttattataagaaacaacagGTCGCTACTCTTACCCTTCCCATGTATATGGAATATGATGGAAAGAGCCGAGAAAGATAAGGATGGTGAACATTCAGTTCTTCGTAAATATAGCTTGCACGTATGGGGAAGAAGCATGGTTGTTTACATATAACTTGCAGGTGTGCACCATTTAACTGTTGAAAAAAAATAGAGGTGTTGGCCAATGTGTAAGCAACACCAAACTGAGTTAGGCTATCATTTGATACTGATGTTAAACAATCCAGTAGTTATGCTGACGATGTTGAGTTTTATGAACTTGATTGTTGTGTTAAATTTCTTTAGTGATGTTTGTGCAGATTAGAATCAGTTTGTTATGCATAAAGTACGAAAAGAAGGGTGGTGATAGATGCAGATGAGTAAGAAAAATGACGTTATCGCACTTTAATAATAGTTATATGGTTCACGTGGAAGCATGTATATCAATCTTTATATTTGAAAACTAACTTATACCACTTATACCAATCTTTTTTTCTTGAAGCATGTATACCAATCTTTGGGTGATAAGCAAAaattgacctagcaaaaaaaaagtgaTAAGCAAAAACaatattacattttttttttttcctatcgGCATAACACTTCTGTTCTGTATTATTCTCTAAATATATTGAAATACGTTTGGTAGAAAAAAAAAGGTTACCTTATTTATTGCTCTCTCATCGTTATCATCATTACATACTAAACTAAACTAATTCATAATTGCAATATGGATCCTTATGTTCTGTTGGTTTCTCTATTTCGAACTTCAGTAACGATGATTGGTTTTAAAACTAACAAGGGATAAATACTGATGAAATTAAATCGATATTTTTTAAAGATATATTTTGTTGGAACCGCGTGCTTACATATAAACTAATTATATTCCTATTAATTGATGTTATAGAAGTATGGATATCTTAGACTAGTATAAGTTATCTATTATATAATTAACTAAATTGTGATATTTTTAAAGTATTTGGATATGTTAACTAAGTTGTAATTATTTATATAAATTCTTATAAAGGAATAAAGTATATACACTTAAGATTAGAATAGAGGTTGAGTCGGGCCGTAAGACCGGTGACACCTAGTTTTAAAGAAATTTCTGCATCAAGAACTCGAGACTCAAAATTGAGACCTTCGGTCAAACCTATTGACAATGCCTAATCTTGGTCAAGTAGACCGCCACTCCACTTATGATGGGCTGGAAAACTCTACTTGAAATCACACCGCTCACTACCTTGGCTACCACCCTTTAAATAAACACCTCACAAAATTTCCCAATCTTCTCGACGAGGAAAGCAGCTCCCACTTCTCCACTGCGCAACTTTATAGCGAGATTTTAGCAGATTTATTGTGCGATAAAAAAAGTTTCAACGAAGATTGAGAAAATCGATACTAAAAGGAAGAAAAGTTCTTCGATCTCAACGGATCGAAGAGAGAAAGATAAACAACAGCATCGCCACAGGAAGAGATCCAAAATGTCTTCAGGAGATAAAGTTAGGGCATCCCATATATTGATTAAACATCAAGGTTCCAGAAGAGCAGCTTCTTGGAGAGATGAAGATGGTACCAAATTTATTAAAAATACTACTAAAGAAAGTGCTATTACCCAACTCAAGGCCCTAAAAGAAGATATcctttctggtaaatctaagtttGAAAATGTTGCTATGGAGCAATCTGATTGTAGCTCTGCTAAACGTGGCGGCGATCTTGGTATGTCTTTTCTTATCCTCGAACCAGGGTTTCTGATGTTAGTAGTTAACTGAATGGATTTGGAGTATATTTTTCGAGTTCTGAGACATTCTAGATTTGTTCCTTAAACTTCAATTTTTTTTGTCTccgttttagggtttctgaaataaATTTGTTCCGGAACTTATTGTGGACTTAAGGCTGTATCACTTTAGCTAGGGTATGTGACTAATTTACACAGGCTAATTTTCAGACCTTATGTTATATCCCTATGCCAGCAGTCACATGCTTGTCTCAAAGATTGAGCAACTCGGAATTACTGATTGCTACTCGGACAATCGTAGTAATGCTATAGCCAATACTTGCAACGAACCCCGACTTCTGTAAGGGATGTATTtattagacaaaaggtatttgcGGGCTTTGCTCGCTGCTCCGAGGGCATTTGTTGATAAGATCACCTGGCCACTTAAAAATCTTCAGTAAATATAATATAGTTTTTTAACACTTAATGTTAATTCTTAATGCTTGTTACTGGGGAGTCGTGTTTGTCTTTTAGTTTAAAGAATGGCGGTTGTGTATGTGTAAGTTTGATTGCTGATATTTATTCATCTTAAAGCTCAGTGGATGTTAAAAAAGCAATTGACCGTAGTGTCACTTTCTCTGTTACTGCTGGTATAACCTTACTTCAGCTCGCGAGTTCAATTAAGGGTTCTACCATCTTACTGTAATATAAAATGGGATTTTATATTTCGCATTAAATGAAGTTAGTATCTGGCATTTGAAGCTTTTGTGTTGTCGTGTTTATGTGCTCTTTTCTAGGACATTGTATTTGTATCTTATACAACTTATGTAAAAGCTGTAGAAAACGATCCAGCTTTATGTTGTTTGGGGCAGGGTGGTGAAGTCCAAAGTATATAGCCATATAGGATGAATCCGAGCCGTGGACACCAAACAATACAGAACAACTCCTTGTATGTTGAGAACCTTATATTTGTTGTTTACAGAACAACTCCTTGTGTAGTTTATAGAACAACTCCTTGGTCCCTCTAATCCCTAACCCTAGTTTAGCTAAACAAATAGACTAATACATGCCAGCGGCCAGCCTACAGCTTCAACTATCGGGGCTTCTCTTCCGAAAGAGCTTTCAGTCGCTATGACAGCCTACTAGGCGGAGCATACAAGTAATAAACCTTCCCACTTTGTCCTTGAACATTTGGTTCCAACTTATGCAACCATTAACCATTTCGTTGGGCGATGATGTCTACCTTGTTACCATATGGTATGACCTAGAGAACAAGTCATCTTAGATGTACAGAGATGCTATCTCTCATGTATTGTGAAAGTACAAAGCAGATTAGTTGCATTGGTACTTGAAGTTGAATTgcactatatgattgcatatctTGTACTCATATTTTCAGTTGTCACTATGAATCTGTGATACTTGTGCTTGAAATACGTGGAACGCTATTTTGAGTATTCTGTGTGAAATTACACCGTGTTGTCTGCCGTCTTGTGAACTTGCTTGCAGATATTGAAAACTCATTATGGTATCTAATCATGTTACATTTGTAATTAAAATCTGATGCCTGTGTGAAATGTGTGAATTCAAGCATGGATGAATTGTACTCTCTAAGCTGGAACATACATTCTTACTTGTGCACTTTGATTGTTTTAGAAGTTATATATCTCTAAATATCTGCTGACTGTGGATTGTTGCAGGCCCTTTTGGCCGAGGACAGATGCAGAAGCCTTTTGAGGAGGCAACTTTTGCTCTGAAGGTTGGTGAAATTAGCGATATTGTGGATACTGATAGTGGTGTCCATATCATAAAGAGAACTGGCTGATGATTTGTGAGCTGAGAGAACCAATAAGGCCTCGAGTTATAGACAAGGATTTGTTTTGTTAAGGAGCGTACCACTTGAATTATCCTCTCTGGATGTTGACATATGTAATGATTACTGTTTCAGTACTGTTTCTTATATACCTCGTTTACATTTCAAGGCATCAGTTGTATCTACTTCTGGAGTCTTCTCAATGGCTGTGTgttttggatattttttttttaacttctgaAGTCTTCTCGATGGCTGTGTGTTTTGgatttttcttaaataatttTAATGAGGATTTAACTTAAAGTTCATTCTTACAAACCACTGGGGATTGTAAAAGGTTATCTAAATTGAAAGCAGAAGGGAACTTGAAGTTTTGGTTGCTACCATTGATGTCTTCAGTGGAGTTTTTGTACTGCAATGCATATTTATTTTTACTTCTAGTGAC encodes:
- the LOC113349769 gene encoding peptidyl-prolyl cis-trans isomerase Pin1-like, which translates into the protein MSSGDKVRASHILIKHQGSRRAASWRDEDGTKFIKNTTKESAITQLKALKEDILSGKSKFENVAMEQSDCSSAKRGGDLGPFGRGQMQKPFEEATFALKVGEISDIVDTDSGVHIIKRTG